One part of the Verrucomicrobiota bacterium genome encodes these proteins:
- a CDS encoding CopG family transcriptional regulator, translating into MKRATVYFEEDLHRALKIKAAEASSSVSDLVNDAVKQALAEDLEDLQAFRNRESEPTVDFESFLKTLKNDGRI; encoded by the coding sequence ATGAAAAGAGCAACCGTGTATTTTGAGGAAGATTTACATCGTGCACTTAAAATAAAAGCCGCCGAAGCATCTTCCTCCGTATCTGACTTAGTGAATGACGCAGTTAAGCAAGCCCTGGCCGAGGATTTGGAAGACTTACAAGCGTTCAGGAATCGAGAGTCCGAACCCACAGTGGATTTTGAAAGTTTCCTGAAGACTCTGAAAAACGATGGACGAATATAG
- a CDS encoding type II toxin-antitoxin system RelE/ParE family toxin, translating to MDEYRIEIKKSAGKELQKIKGKDQERIIERIRGLAQEPRPSGSKKLSGEEKYRIRQGDYRILYQIFDETVLIVIVNVGHRRDVYKK from the coding sequence ATGGACGAATATAGAATCGAAATCAAAAAGTCTGCAGGAAAAGAACTTCAAAAAATTAAAGGAAAAGATCAGGAAAGAATCATTGAGCGGATACGCGGCCTGGCACAAGAGCCAAGACCCTCTGGTTCAAAGAAACTTTCCGGAGAAGAAAAATATAGGATCCGTCAAGGAGACTATCGCATTTTGTATCAGATATTCGATGAGACAGTGCTGATTGTCATAGTAAACGTCGGACACCGTCGAGATGTATACAAAAAATAG
- a CDS encoding potassium channel family protein: MIAVFLLNSLVVSIAVVIHYEFLFRITLLVPKMKIKHRFRIVMGVFGALIAHAVEIWVFALAYYFMHHEDDWGSLIGNFNGTLLDCFYFSSTTFTTLGFGDVEPSGRIRFLTGIESLTGLVLITWTASFLYFEMQRFWSSR; the protein is encoded by the coding sequence ATGATAGCGGTCTTTTTATTAAATAGCCTGGTTGTCTCGATAGCGGTGGTTATCCATTACGAGTTCCTATTTCGCATTACTCTCCTGGTGCCAAAAATGAAGATCAAACATCGCTTCAGGATTGTGATGGGAGTCTTTGGTGCTCTGATTGCACACGCAGTGGAGATCTGGGTATTTGCTCTGGCTTATTATTTCATGCACCATGAGGATGATTGGGGGAGCTTGATAGGAAACTTTAATGGAACCTTATTGGACTGTTTCTATTTCTCATCCACCACATTTACCACCTTAGGTTTTGGGGATGTTGAGCCGTCTGGCCGAATAAGGTTTTTAACCGGAATTGAATCGTTAACCGGATTGGTGCTTATCACCTGGACGGCCTCGTTCCTATATTTTGAAATGCAACGTTTCTGGAGTTCCAGATAG